One Salvelinus namaycush isolate Seneca chromosome 4, SaNama_1.0, whole genome shotgun sequence genomic window carries:
- the LOC120045939 gene encoding ras-related protein Rab-37-like translates to MGTVALIDAHIDSCTHVLTHVCTHKYTHTRGLLSCCVCCWQTILVGDSGVGKTSLLVQFDQGKFIPGSFSATVGICFTNKVVTVDNVKVKLQMWDTAGQERFRSVTHAYYRDAHALLLLYDITSKSSFDNIRAWLTEIHEYAQRDVVIMLLGNKADMASERVIRRDEGEKLAREYSVPFMETSAKTGVNVDLAFIAVAKELKHRAVHGQQPNEPTFQIHEYIESQKEKSGCCSYF, encoded by the exons ATGGGCACTGTTGCACTCATTGATGCACATATAGATTCATGCACACACGTTCTCACGCATGTttgcacacacaaatacacacacacacgcggatTATTGtcttgttgtgtgtgttgttggcaGACTATCCTGGTGGGGGATAGTGGAGTGGGTAAGACGTCTCTTCTGGTCCAGTTTGACCAGGGCAAGTTCATCCCTGGATCCTTCTCTGCTACCGTTGGCATCTGCTTCacg AACAAGGTGGTGACTGTAGACAACGTGAAGGTAAAACTACAG ATGTGGGACACTGCAGGCCAGGAGCGGTTCAGGAGCGTGACACATGCCTATTACAGGGACGCCCATG CCTTACTCCTTTTATATGACATCACCAGCAAATCCTCCTTCGACAACATACGG GCGTGGCTTACAGAGATTCATGAGTATGCACAGAGGGATGTAGTCATCATGTTGCTGGGCAACAAG GCAGACATGGCCAGTGAAAGAGTGATCAGGAGAGACGAAGGAGAGAAGCTTGCCAGG GAGTATTCTGTTCCTTTCATGGAGACAAGTGCCAAGACTGGGGTGAACGTTGATCTGGCTTTCATTGCAGTGGCAAA GGAGCTGAAGCACAGGGCAGTACATGGCCAGCAGCCCAACGAGCCCACGTTCCAGATTCATGAGTACATTGAGTCTCAGAAGGAAAAGTCTGGTTGCTGTAGCTACTTCTGA